In Nocardia asteroides, a single genomic region encodes these proteins:
- a CDS encoding aminotransferase class I/II-fold pyridoxal phosphate-dependent enzyme encodes MNTLSRTAAPFLDEYAIGARPRPSGELGQLTESFIAGMLAEKPRFLGFPTNMDFRFSELAGILDIFVNNLGDPRSADKAGISSKPMECAVVDAVARLANGAPDETYGYIAASGSEANLFGLDRGCVALPDAKIYCSGAAHYSIRKAARLMRRELVVVAADATGRMDPAALAAACRPGAGRGAIVVATLSTTMTGAIDDVDAIVAAAGAAGEVYVHLDAALGGLIIPFTEYGPTWGFARPEVGSIGISMHKALGTPVVCALALCRADLVHTAIEGDYVGATDVTLGCSRSGLAGVLLWYALSGKGIAGLEADAHTSLATAAYAERALAAAGTNPMRHPASVTVVFDRPAEAICHRYHLATAGDRAHVITLPHVREAMIDALCLEITEQRGL; translated from the coding sequence GTGAACACTCTTTCCCGCACTGCCGCACCGTTTCTCGACGAATACGCGATCGGCGCGCGGCCCCGCCCCTCCGGTGAGCTCGGGCAGCTGACCGAGTCCTTCATCGCGGGCATGCTGGCCGAGAAGCCGCGCTTCCTCGGCTTCCCCACGAACATGGATTTCCGGTTCAGCGAACTCGCCGGAATCCTCGACATCTTCGTCAACAACCTCGGCGACCCGCGCAGCGCGGACAAGGCCGGGATCAGCTCGAAGCCGATGGAGTGCGCCGTCGTGGACGCCGTGGCCCGGCTCGCCAACGGGGCGCCCGACGAGACCTACGGCTACATCGCCGCCTCGGGCAGCGAGGCCAACCTGTTCGGCCTCGACCGCGGCTGCGTCGCGCTGCCCGACGCGAAGATCTACTGCAGCGGCGCCGCGCACTACTCGATCCGCAAGGCCGCCCGGCTCATGCGCCGCGAGCTGGTCGTCGTGGCCGCCGACGCCACCGGCCGCATGGACCCCGCCGCGCTCGCGGCCGCCTGCCGCCCGGGTGCCGGGCGCGGCGCCATCGTGGTCGCCACCCTCTCCACCACCATGACCGGCGCGATCGACGACGTGGACGCGATCGTCGCCGCCGCGGGTGCGGCGGGCGAGGTTTACGTGCACCTGGACGCGGCGCTCGGCGGGCTGATCATTCCCTTCACCGAATACGGCCCCACCTGGGGTTTCGCCCGGCCGGAGGTCGGCAGCATCGGGATCAGCATGCACAAGGCGCTCGGCACACCGGTCGTCTGCGCCCTCGCCCTGTGCCGCGCCGACCTGGTGCACACCGCGATCGAGGGCGACTACGTCGGCGCCACCGACGTCACCCTCGGTTGCTCCCGCTCCGGGCTGGCCGGAGTACTCCTCTGGTACGCGCTCTCGGGCAAGGGCATCGCGGGCCTCGAGGCGGACGCGCACACGTCGCTCGCCACCGCCGCCTACGCCGAACGCGCCCTCGCCGCCGCCGGCACGAATCCGATGCGCCACCCCGCCTCGGTCACGGTCGTCTTCGACCGTCCCGCCGAGGCCATCTGCCACCGCTACCACCTCGCCACCGCGGGCGACCGGGCGCACGTGATCACCCTCCCGCACGTGCGGGAAGCGATGATCGATGCGCTGTGTCTGGAGATCACCGAGCAGCGGGGGCTGTAG